From the Danio aesculapii chromosome 9, fDanAes4.1, whole genome shotgun sequence genome, one window contains:
- the gtpbp8 gene encoding GTP-binding protein 8, which translates to MLRIKALALMETRLSCWFLVLQRGYRLASIKNVCQLSERKRQSLLYPFSHLEGHLSSQVNQAQFKIFHPSLEELRQAETLFTPSSKHVINYSTSAVRMDHVPVLKQPEVCFMGRSNVGKSSLIRALFSLAPEVEVRVSKTPGHTRKLNFFTVGKAFTLVDMPGYGHMAPQDFVEMVEPYLQERHNLARTFLLVDASAGLQSTDLVAVEMCEEFNLPYVLVVTKIDRTRQGALLALSLELQDFIKKQTTACFPQPFLVSSVQFSGIHLLRCFIAHVTGKLQHSSKQS; encoded by the exons ATGCTGAGGATAAAGGCACTGGCTCTAATGGAGACACGTCTATCATGTTGGTTTTTGGTCCTCCAGAGAGGTTATCGTCTGGCCTCTATCAAAAATGTGTGTCAGCTCTCAGAGAGGAAGCGTCAGAGTCTTCTGTACCCTTTTAGTCATCTGGAGGGGCACCTGTCCTCACAGGTCAATCAGGCACAATTCAAGATCTTCCATCCCAGCTTGGAGGAACTCCGCCAGGCAGAGACACTTTTCACTCCCTCCTCTAAACATGTTATCAACTACTCGACTTCTGCTGTCAGGATGGACCATGTGCCTGTTCTTAAACAGCCAGAG GTGTGTTTTATGGGCAGGAGTAATGTGGGAAAGTCTTCTCTCATCCGTGCCTTATTTTCTCTAGCACCAGAGGTAGAAGTGCGGGTCTCTAAAACTCCA GGTCACACCCGAAAGCTGAATTTCTTCACTGTGGGAAAAGCATTTACTCTAGTAGACATGCCTGGATATGGACACATGGCACCACAGGATTTTGTGGAGATGGTTGAACCGTATCTTCAAGAGCGTCACAA TTTGGCGAGGACGTTCTTGCTGGTGGATGCAAGTGCAGGATTGCAGAGTACTGATTTAGTTGCTGTGGAGATGTGTGAAGAATTTAATTTGCCTTATGTG ctgGTGGTAACTAAGATCGACAGAACCCGACAGGGCGCTTTGTTGGCTCTTTCTCTGGAGCTTCAGGACTTCATCAAAAAGCAAACCACAGCTTGTTTCCCACAACCATTTTTAGTGAG TTCAGTCCAATTCTCCGGGATTCATCTGCTCAGGTGTTTCATAGCACATGTAACTGGTAAACTACAACATTCTTCTAAACAGTCATGA
- the slc10a2 gene encoding ileal sodium/bile acid cotransporter, producing the protein MCTLEPVCPVNATICSGTSCLVPRDPFNDILSVVMSVAITVMLAMVMFSMGCTVEARKLWAHVRRPWGIFIGFLCQFGIMPFTAFILSLLFNVLPVQAVVIIIMGCCPGGSSSNVFCYWLDGDMDLSISMTACSSILALGMMPLCLLIYTTIWTAGDAIQIPYDNIGITLVSLLVPVALGMLVKHKWPKAAKKILKVGSVVGILLIVVIAVIGGVLYQSSWTIAPSLWIIGTIYPFIGFGLGFLLARFVGQPWHRCRTIALETGMQNSQLASTITQLSFSPAELEVMFAFPLIYSIFQLVVAGIAVSIHYSIKRCRHQTLEEEDGEDTTEDCDKHSLENGGFSCDENGNNQNKDKGTKL; encoded by the exons ATGTGCACATTAGAGCCAGTATGCCCGGTGAATGCCACCATCTGCTCGGGCACGTCTTGCCTGGTGCCCCGTGATCCATTCAACGACATCCTCAGCGTTGTGATGAGCGTTGCCATTACCGTCATGTTGGCCATGGTTATGTTTTCAATGGGCTGCACTGTTGAGGCAAGAAAACTGTGGGCACACGTTCGCAGACCCTGGGGCATTTTTATAGGTTTCCTTTGCCAGTTTGGCATCATGCCTTTCACAGCCTTTATACTTTCATTGCTTTTCAATGTGCTGCCAGTCCAGGCAGTGGTCATCATCATCATGGGCTGCTGCCCTGGAGGATCAAGCTCTAATGTTTTCTGCTACTGGCTTGATGGAGACATGGACTTAAG CATCAGCATGACAGCGTGTTCTTCAATCCTGGCTCTGGGAATGATGCCTCTTTGTCTGCTCATCTACACCACAATCTGGACTGCAGGCGATGCGATCCAGATTCCTTACGATAATATTG GGATCACACTGGTGAGTTTGCTTGTGCCTGTCGCTCTTGGGATGTTAGTGAAACACAAGTGGCCTAAAGCTGCCAAAAAGATCCTCAAG GTCGGATCTGTGGTGGGAATCCTTCTCATCGTCGTCATTGCAGTAATTGGTGGTGTGCTTTATCAGTCCTCATGGACCATTGCTCCTTCGCTTTGGATCATTGGTACCATTTATCCATTTATTGGCTTTGGCCTGGGGTTTCTTTTGGCACGCTTTGTGGGCCAACCTTGGCACAG GTGCCGCACCATTGCTCTAGAAACAGGCATGCAGAACTCCCAGCTGGCAAGTACTATTACACAGTTGTCCTTCAGCCCTGCAGAGCTTGAGGTCATGTTCGCTTTCCCCTTAATCTACAGTATCTTCCAACTGGTTGTGGCTGGGATTGCAGTGTCAA ttcattaCTCAATCAAGCGCTGTAGACATCAGACGTTGGAGGAGGAGGATGGGGAAGACACCACTGAGGATTGTGATAAGCACAGCTTGGAGAATGGTGGTTTTAGCTGTGATGAGAATGGCAACAATCAAAACAAGGACAAAGGTACAAAGTTGTGA
- the LOC130234997 gene encoding toll-like receptor 13 → MKIIVELKMVLLFAIFILFLKTSHVCSWLAGKCRVYSDGEEFHVKASSASNTITTVCRSVTDIKEDLRGLPANLLNLFVEMDIGCHGVLAPNSFSSFASLEQLTISGCFSEIPPEAFNGLTNVTSLKISYNFSENCSEVALDFSHLPSLTSLSISDYSLSLLPSNVFETIPLLQNLFLANVCLRDMSEVLCRLSKVKTLKYFTLNEILLNRLQYPNCSIFNTSDISEFNIKEVHLHFATVEHVDEGALKVFRKLSSFVFSVSSTDFLRDLSLIGVHKIRTLDFRVDVLNVADLCTAAKLYGINSIQVKYKTTNFLPTHTNISGGCKTIKDVILDTTVNPTNILDVNSVFQIFSNLTLISIYKHVLRSDDFQTLCASFPQTVKHLSVMDLRVKKVDKIVSHQFMCFPNLETLNFTSSKIFVIEDFAFIGLNKLKELNLYKNKISSIHQHTFSGLHELMVLNLQENPIIHIEPESFRHLIKLSSFLLGDLKFYPNMSLIKLHLSDIFGGIPYNLSNVFISSGLRPMHLVIGSNTTLNNGLNLHIKGQYVIVEDCNSLLLTSVITLQINAAYMICENEFIGKYVPSVVSLEFQSMFSDNIGDLSVINQLVHLKNLKLRNIDFTNQPNTAIMFHNLTKLETLILANCRIFFLDGSLTKDLKALTKLLLSPKHTVNILHSFVERLVHLEYIHIDNIVLYCSCDNAWLVSWIRDNRKVEVVMSNPSMQDLQCLIGNEVDQLNFASYAKENCSLELEFVFFACSSVFLCIFIVVVLMYKFVGQYFKPFYHIASGLFREALRMKEKPQYRYDAFVSYSGKDEHWVIEELLPNLEQRGPPFLHLCLHSRDFQLGHDIVENITDSIYASRRTLCLVSRNYLNSNWCSLEMQLATYRLQVEHRDILILVFLETIPSRLLSSHHRLARLVKTRTYLDWPQDPEMHEAFWHRLWCKLSSNKAN, encoded by the coding sequence ATGAAGATCATTGTGGAACTGAAGATGGTCCTTCTTTTTGCAATCTTCATCCTATTTCTGAAGACTTCACATGTTTGTTCTTGGCTTGCTGGAAAATGCCGTGTCTACAGTGATGGGGAAGAATTTCATGTTAAAGCATCTTCTGCTTCAAATACGATCACTACTGTATGCCGTAGTGTCACTGACATAAAAGAAGACCTTCGAGGACTTCCTGCAAACCTACTAAATCTCTTTGTTGAGATGGATATAGGTTGTCATGGTGTCCTGGCTCCAAACTCGTTCTCAAGTTTTGCATCTCTGGAACAACTTACAATTTCTGGATGCTTTTCAGAGATCCCTCCAGAAGCGTTTAATGGATTGACGAACGTAACTTCACTAAAAATATCTTACAACTTTTCAGAAAACTGCAGTGAGGTAGCTCTTGATTTCAGTCACCTTCCGTCACTTACCAGTTTGTCTATTTCAGACTATAGTTTGTCGTTATTGCCATcaaatgtttttgaaacaatTCCTCTTTTGCAAAACTTATTTTTAGCTAATGTGTGTTTGAGGGACATGTCTGAGGTTTTGTGTCGGCTGTCAAAGGTTAAGACACTGAAGTACTTTACTCTAAATGAAATTttgttaaatagacttcagtACCCAAACTGCTCTATTTTCAATACATCTGACATATCTGAGTTCAATATTAAAGAAGTGCATTTGCATTTTGCAACAGTAGAGCATGTAGACGAGGGTGCTTTGAAAGTTTTTAGAAAGCTCTCTagctttgttttttctgtttcaaGCACAGATTTCCTGAGAGATCTTTCTTTAATTGGAGTCCATAAAATCAGAACTTTGGATTTCAGAGTGGATGTACTTAATGTTGCTGACTTGTGTACAGCAGCAAAATTATATGGGATTAACTCTATACaagttaaatataaaacaactaaCTTTCTGCCGACTCATACTAATATTTCAGGTGGCTGTAAAACTATTAAGGACGTAATACTTGATACAACTGTAAATCCTACAAACATCTTAGATGTAAATTCTGTCTTCCAGATTTTCAGCAACCTCACACTTATTAGCATATATAAGCATGTGCTCAGATCAGATGATTTCCAAACTTTGTGTGCTTCATTTCCACAAACAGTCAAACATCTTTCTGTCATGGATCTGCGAGTAAAGAAGGTGGATAAGATAGTTTCTCACCAATTTATGTGTTTTCCAAATCTTGAAACTTTGAACTTTACCTCAAGCAAAATTTTTGTCATAGAGGATTTTGCTTTCATTGGATTGAACAAGCTAAAAGAGCTAAACctctataaaaacaaaatatcttctattcaTCAACACACATTCAGTGGCTTACATGAACTGATGGTTCTGAATCTCCAAGAAAATCCAATAATCCACATCGAGCCGGAATCCTTTAGACATCTTATTAAGCTTAGCTCATTTCTGTTGGGAGATCTTAAATTTTATCCTAACATGTCACTGATCAAGCTGCATTTATCTGATATATTTGGAGGAATTCCATATAATTTGAGTAATGTGTTCATTAGTTCAGGATTGAGACCAATGCACCTTGTGATCGGGAGTAATACCACACTGAATAATGGGCTAAACTTGCACATCAAAGGTCAATATGTGATTGTTGAGGACTGCAATAGTTTACTTTTAACATCTGTAATCACACTTCAgataaatgcagcatatatgatCTGTGAAAATGAATTCATTGGGAAATATGTCCCATCAGTCGTCAGTCTGGAATTTCAGTCAATGTTCTCTGACAATATTGGAGACTTGTCTGTAATCAATCagcttgttcatttaaaaaatctaaaactgcGAAACATTGACTTTACAAATCAGCCAAACACAGCCATAATGTTTCACAATCTGACAAAACTGGAGACTCTGATTCTGGCAAACTGCAGAATATTCTTTCTAGATGGAAGTCTGACCAAAGATTTAAAGGCACTGACAAAACTTTTGCTTTCCCCAAAACATACAGTTAACATTCTTCACAGTTTTGTGGAACGTCTTGTTCATTTGGAGTACATCCATATTGATAACATAGTTCTGTACTGCAGTTGTGATAATGCATGGCTGGTATCGTGGATAAGGGACAACAGGAAGGTGGAGGTTGTCATGTCAAACCCCAGCATGCAAGATTTGCAGTGTTTGATTGGCAATGAAGTTGACCAACTCAACTTTGCCAGCTACGCCAAGGAGAACTGCTCACTTGAACTTGAATTTGTGTTCTTCGCCTGTTCTTCTGTGTTTTTGTGCATCTTTATTGTTGTGGTATTGATGTATAAATTTGTAGGCCAGTACTTCAAGCCGTTCTATCACATCGCCAGTGGATTGTTTCGAGAGGCTTTGCGTATGAAGGAGAAACCGCAGTACCGCTATGATGCTTTCGTGTCTTACAGCGGTAAGGATGAGCACTGGGTCATAGAGGAACTTCTTCCAAACTTAGAGCAGCGCGGGCCTCCATTTTTGCATCTCTGTCTGCACAGTCGGGACTTTCAGTTGGGACACGACATTGTGGAAAACATCACAGACAGCATTTACGCAAGTCGCCGGACTCTTTGTCTCGTCAGTCGCAACTACCTCAATAGCAATTGGTGCTCACTGGAGATGCAGCTGGCCACCTACCGGCTCCAGGTAGAACACAGAGACATTCTTATCCTGGTCTTCCTAGAAACTATTCCATCTCGCTTGCTTTCCTCCCATCACAGACTGGCCCGGCTGGTAAAAACTAGGACCTATCTGGACTGGCCACAGGACCCGGAGATGCATGAAGCATTCTGGCACAGATTGTGGTGTAAACTGAGCTCTAATAAAGCCAACTAG